GACGGTTCAGGTTGTGCTGAAGCGCCTTGACCAGACCAGGCCACAGGGACGAACGCATGGCAGCCATGTCGTTGGAAATCGGGTTGGCCAACAGCAGCGGCTCGACACCCGGATTAAACAACTCAAACTGTTTCGGATCGATGAAGCTGTAAGTGATCGCTTCCTGATAACCACGAGCCACCAGCAGGCGACGCAGTTCAGGCAGATCGCTGCGCGCTTCGGCCTTGGCTTGCGGCGCCAGACGGGCTTGCGGGTAGCGAACCGGCAGACGGTTGTAACCGTACAGACGGGCCAGTTCTTCGATCAGATCGACTTCCAGGCTGATATCGAAACGGAAGCTTGGCACTTCTACGCGCCACTGCCCTGCCCCATCGGCAGAAATGGCCAGGCCCAAGGCGCTGAGCAGACGCTCGACTTCGGCCGAATCCATTTCCATACCCAGCATCTGAGTAATGCGCTGGGCACGCAGGGTGATCGGCGCGATCGACGGCAGATGCTGCTCGCTGACGGTTTCGATGATCGGACCCGCTTCGCCACCGGTGATCTCAAGCAGCAGGCCAGTAGCCCGCTCCATGGCTTCACGGGCCAGCTGCCAATCCACGCCACGCTCATAGCGGTGCGAGGCATCGGTGTGTAGGCCGTAGGAACGAGCCTTGCCAGCGACAGCAATCTGGTCGAAGAACGCGCTTTCCAGGAAAATATCGCGAGTGGTCGCGGTGTTGACGCCGCTGTGCTCGCCACCCATGACGCCGGCGATAGCCAAGGCACGTGTGTGGTCTGCAATCACCAGCGTATCGCTACGCAGGCTGACTTCCTGACCGTCGAGCAGCACCAGCTTCTCGCCTTCTTCGGCCATGCGTACGCGGATGCCGCCATTGATTTCGGCGAGATCGAATGCGTGCAGCGGTTGACCCAGTTCCAGCATCACGTAGTTGGTGATGTCGACGGCAGCGTCGATGCTGCGCACGTCGGCACGACGCAGACGCTCGACCATCCACAGCGGCGTAGGCTTGGACAGGTCAACATTACGGATCACACGACCCAGGTAGCGTGGGCATGCGGCTGGCGCGAGGACTTCAACTGAACGCACTTCGTCGTGTACAGCGGGAACGCTGGCAACGACCGGACGCGTGACTTGGGCGGCATAAAGCGCGCCGACTTCGCGGGCCAGACCGGCCAAGGACAGGCAGTCGCCACGATTCGGGGTCAGATCGACCTCGATGCTGGCGTCGTCGAGGCTCAGGTACTCACGAATGTCCTGACCGACTGGTGCATCGGCCGGCAATTCCATCAGCCCATCGTTGCCTTCGCCGATTTGCAGCTCGGCCTGGGAGCACAGCATGCCGTTGGATTCAACGCCACGCAGCTTGGCTTTCTTGATTTTGAAGTCGCCCGGCAGTTCGGCGCCGATCATCGCGAACGGGATCTTCAGGCCGGGGCGCACGTTTGGCGCACCGCACACTACCTGGAAGGTCTCCGAGCCACTGCTGACCTGGCAAACACGCAACTTGTCGGCGTCCGGGTGTTGCTCGGTGCTCAGCACCTCGCCCACCACCACGCCACTGAATTCACCGGCGGCCGGCGTAACGCTATCGACCTCAAGACCGGCCATCGACAGACGAGCAACCAGCTCGTCGCGACTTACCTGCGGGCTTACCCAGCCACGCAGCCATTGTTCACTGAATTTCATCCTGCTCTCCTAAGAATTCGTTACGACTAGCGAAATTGCGCGAGGAACCGCAAGTCGTTGTCGAAGAACAGACGCAAGTCGTTCACGCCGTAACGCAGCATGGCCAGACGCTCAACGCCCATGCCGAAGGCAAAGCCCGAAAACTCTTCCGGGTCGATCCCGGACATGCGCAGCACATTCGGGTGAACCATGCCGCAGCCCATGACTTCCAGCCAGCCAGTCTGTTTGCAGACCCGACAGCCTTTACCGCTGCACATCACGCATTCCATGTCGACTTCAGCGGATGGCTCGGTGAACGGGAAGTACGAAGGACGGAAACGCACGGCCAGTTCTTTTTCGAAGAACACGCGCAGGAACTCTTCGATGGTGCCTTTCAGGTCGGCGAAATTGATATCGCGGTCGACCAGCAGGCCTTCGACCTGGTGGAACATCGGCGAGTGAGTGATATCGGAGTCGCTACGGTACACACGGCCTGGGCAGACGATGCGGATCGGCGGCTGTTTCGATTCCATGGTGCGGACCTGTACCGGCGAGGTATGGGTGCGCAGCAACATGTTGGCATTGAAATAGAAGGTGTCATGCATCGACCGGGCCGGGTGATGGCCTGGGATGTTGAGCGCTTCGAAGTTGTGATAGTCGTCTTCGACCTCAGGGCCTTCGGCGATGCCGTAGCCGATGTGGGTGAAGAACTGTTCGATACGTTCCAGAGTGCGAGTAACCGGATGCAGACCACCGGAGGTCTGGCCACGGCCAGGCAGGGTCACGTCAATGGACTCGGCAGACAGTTTGGCGGCCAGGTCGGCCTCTTCAAACAGTGCCTTGCGGGCATTGAGAACCTCTGTGACACGCTCCTTGGCAACGTTGATCAGCGCACCGACTTGCGGGCGCTCTTCGGCCGGCAAATTCCCCAGGGTCTTCATCACCTGAGTCAATTCGCCCTTTTTGCCAAGGTAGTGAACCCGGATTTGCTCCAGGGCATTGATATCTTCAGCGCTTTGCACAGCCTCTAGTGCTTGAGAGACGAGCGCATCCAGGTTTTCCATGTACAGACTCCAGATACAAAATAGGGGAAGAGCTTGAAGGCTCTTCCCCTATTTATGACGTTTAACACCTGGCCCCACAGAGGTGAGGCCGGGTGACTGTCGGGGGTACTTAAGCCAAGGTGGCTTTAGCTTTCTCGACAATCGCAGCAAACGCCGCTTTTTCGTTCACTGCCAGATCAGCCAGAACCTTACGGTCGATCTCGATGGACGCTTTTTTCAGGCCGGCGATGAAACGGCTGTAGGACAGACCGTTGATACGCGCACCAGCGTTGATACGAGCGATCCACAGAGCGCGGAACTGACGTTTTTTCTGACGACGGTCGCGGTAGGCGTATTGGCCTGCCTTGATTACCGCTTGCTTGGCAACACGGAATACGCGCGAGCGAGCGCCGTAGTAGCCTTTAGCAAGTTTCAGAATTTTTTTGTGACGTTTACGGGCAATGACGCCACGCTTTACACGAGCCATGAGTTACTTCCTCTATTCTTGACTAAAATTAACGAAGGCGCAGCATGCGCTCGACTTTTGCCACGTCAGACGGATGCAGCAAGCTGCTACCGCGCAGTTGACGCTTACGCTTGGTCGACATTTTAGTCAGGATGTGGCTCTTGAAAGCGTGCTTGTGCTTGATACCGTTAGCAGTTTTCAAAAACCGCTTAGCAGCACCACTTTTAGTTTTCATTTTTGGCATGTTCGGATACTCCGCATTCAGTTGATAAACATAATCAGAAGGCCTGCCGTGCCCTATTGATTACTTCTTCTTTTTCGGGGCGATGACCATAATCAGCTGGCGTCCTTCCATCTTAGGATGCTGTTCGACCGAACCGTACTCGAGCAAGTCACCTTCAACTCGCTTGAGGAGTTCCATCCCCAGCTCCTGGTGGGCCATCTCACGGCCGCGGAATCGCAAGGATACCTTGGCCCTGTCCCCATCACTCAGGAAACGTACCAGGTTGCGCAGTTTTACCTGGTAATCCCCTTCCTCCGTCCCTGGACGAAACTTGATTTCTTTAACCTGAATCTGCTTCTGGTTTTTCTTGGCCGCGGCAATCTGCTTCTTCTTCTCGAAGATCGATTTGCCGTAGTCCATCAGTTTGCAAACAGGGGGTACTGCATCGGCGGAAATTTCCACCAAATCCAGTTTGGCCTCTTCAGCCTTAAGAAGCGCGTCTTCAATTGACACAATCCCAAGCTGTTCACCTTCAGCCCCAATTAACCGAACCTCGCGTGCCGAGATATTCTCGTTGATCGGGGCTTTCGGTGCAGCTCGTTTATCTTGTCTCATTTCACGCTTAATAGTAATTACTCCGAATCTGGGCGACCACGCCGGGAAACCGCTTGCGCGAGAAACTCAGCGAACTGGGCGACGGGCATCGAGCCCAGGTCAGCACCTTCACGAGTACGCACAGCGACAGTCTGCATCTCGACTTCCCGATCTCCGATAACCAAGAGATAGGGAACCTTGAGCAAAGTATGCTCGCGGATTTTAAAGCCGATCTTTTCATTTCTCAAGTCAGACTTGGCACGAAATCCGCTTTCATTGAGGGTTTTTTCAACCTCAGCGGCAAAATCAGCCTGTTTATCAGTGATATTCATGATCACTGCCTGTGTCGGAGCCAGCCACGCGGGGAATGCACCCTCGTAGTGCTCGATCAGGATTCCGACGAAACGTTCGAAGGAGCCCAAGATCGCCCGGTGCAACATAACCGGGTGCTTGCGACTGTTGTCTTCGGAGACGTATTCGGCTCCCAGACGGACAGGCAGGTTAAAATCGAGCTGAAGGGTACCACATTGCCAGACGCGGCCGAGGCAATCTTTCAGCGAAAACTCGATCTTCGGACCGTAGAACGCACCCTCGCCCGGCTGCAGATCGTACGGCAAGCCAGCACTATCAAGGGCTGCAGCCAATGCAGCTTCGGCGCGATCCCACAGTTCGTCGGAACCGACGCGTTTTTCCGGACGAGTGGACAGCTTCATCTCGACGTCTTTGAAGCCGAAGTCGGCATAAACGTCCATGGTCAGCTTGATGAACGCAGCGGACTCGGCCTGCATCTGTTCTTCAGTACAGAAGATGTGAGCATCGTCCTGAGTGAAGGCGCGAACGCGCATGATGCCGTGCAGCGCACCCGACGGCTCGTTACGGTGGCAGGCACCGAATTCGGCCAGACGCATCGGCAGCTCGCGGTAGCTTTTCAGGCCCTGATTGAACACCTGCACGTGGCACGGGCAGTTCATCGGCTTGATGGCGTAGTCGCGGTTTTCCGACTGAGTGGTGAACATGTTGTCGGCGTAGTTGGCCCAGTGCCCGGATTTCTCCCACAGGCTGCGGTCAACGACTTGTGGAGTTTTGATCTCCAGGTAGCCGTTGTCGCGCTGAACCTTGCGCATGTACTGCTCGAGCACCTGGTACAGAGTCCAGCCGTTCGGGTGCCAGAACACCATGCCCGGCGACTCTTCCTGGGTGTGGAACAGGCCAAGACGCTTGCCGATCTTGCGGTGATCGCGCTTCTCGGCTTCTTCGATGCGCTGGATGTAAGCCGCCAGTTGCTTCTTGTCTGCCCATGCGGTGCCGTAAACGCGCTGCAATTGCTCGTTCTTGGCATCGCCACGCCAGTAGGCGCCAGACAGCTTGGTCAGCTTGAAGGATTTCAGGAAACGCGTGTTCGGCACGTGCGGACCGCGGCACATGTCGACGTATTCTTCGTGATAGTACAGGCCCATGGCCTGCTCGTTCGGCATGTCTTCGACCAGACGCAGCTTGTAGTCTTCGCCGCGGGCCTTGAACACTTCGATCACTTCGGCGCGCGGAGTGACTTTCTTGATCACGTCGTAATCTTTCTCGATCAGCTGTTGCATGCGCTGTTCGATGGCGGCCAGGTCGTCCGGCGTGAAAGGACGCTCGAAGGCGATGTCGTAATAGAAGCCTTCGTCGATGACCGGACCGATGACCATCTTGGCCGTCGGGTACAGCTGCTTGACCGCATGGCCAACCAGGTGGGCGCAAGAGTGGCGAATGATCTCCAGCCCCTCTTCATCCTTTGGCGTAATGATTTGCAGCGTGGAATCGCTGTCGATGATGTCGCTGGCGTCGACCAGCTTGCCATTGACCTTGCCGGCCACGGTGGCCTTGGCCAGACCGGCACCAATGGATGCGGCGACCTCGGCTACGGAAACCGGGTGATCGAATGAACGTTGACTGCCGTCGGGAAGAGTAATAGTTGGCATGGCGCCTCCTCTCCTAGTGGTGACCCCTACCAAAGGTCACGTGGGTTGGGATGAGCCAGTACAAGATCCGATCCAGGCCATTCAATAACGAACGCCTGCCTTACAGCGGCAGGAGCCTTGCGGCCAACCGGAAAACCGAACCAGAGTGACTGGGATTCAAATCAGGGTTATTCGAGCCGCTGCCGCTACCGGGACTGAAGGTCATCCGGAGCCTGCAAACGCCCGAGCGAGGCATGCTAGCACAGATGAACGGTCGTCGCGGTGGCAAGGTTTTCTGCGGGGGCAAATCAGGCATTTTTATGCCAGAGTGCTGAACTTGAACCATGCTTTACCCCTCAGATAACAAGACATTGACCCAAAAGGAGCATCTCAGCATGCGTCTGAATCGTTTATTCGCCATCGTCGCACCCGTCGTCCTGTTGCTGCCGCTGGCTGCCCATGCCGACTGGCCAAAGGGCGAGCGCGAGAAATACATGGCTCAGTGCACTCAGGCGGCCACTCCGCAGATCGGCGCTGCGGCAGCCAAGTCACACTGCGCCTGTGGTGCCGACGCGATCAAATCGTACCCGGCCAGCGACATTCAGGCCCTGATGGATAACAAGGCCACCCCGGAACTGCAACAGAAAGCGCTGGGTCAGATAGCTAAATGCAAGGCCAATGCACCGGCGAAAAAGTGAGAAAAAAGTCCTTTTAACTCGGCTCACTGCCGATAAAAAATGATGAAATTTAGCTTTTTCGTACAAATTTTGCAGGTTTTTCAGCTTTTTTTATTGTCTATACTTTCGGCTGAAAGCCTTTTAAACCGGGGCTTTCAGCCACACGAAGCAACAAAGCAACCGCGACTGTAGGGCAAACAGCACACCCGGGGGGCTCCCAAAGCGAACATTTCGACTATGATACTCCGGTGTGCCCAGTTGGCCTGAGCAGCACAGTACTACTGAAAATATATGTTTCTTGGAGATACACCATGTCTAATCGCCAAACCGGCACCGTTAAATGGTTCAACGATGAAAAAGGCTTCGGCTTCATCACTCCTCAAGGTGGCGGTGACGACCTGTTCGTACACTTCAAAGCTATCGAAAGCGACGGTTTCAAAAGCCTGAAAGAAGGCCAGACCGTTTCCTTCGTGGCTGAGAAAGGCCAAAAGGGTATGCAAGCTGCACAAGTCCGCGCAGAGTAATTTTCTGCCGCACTAAAAAAACCCCGTCCATGTGACGGGGTTTTTTATGGGCGAAACAAAAGCCTGAAGCAATCAGCCGCAGTTGACGCGGGTGACCACCAGGTTGTTGTCGGTGTTCAGGTTCAGGCGATCGGAGCGGTACTCCAGGGTCACCATGTCGTTTGGCTTGAGGAACCGGGCGTTCTGCGCGCCTGCGCGGGTACGTGCCTGCTCGAGCAATTCGGGCGAAGCCTTTTTGCCAATGGTGAATTCGGCAGCCTTCGCTTCACAACGGCTGTGGCCTGTGTCGGTCGCCACAGGGTCCTTTGCCGAATCGGTGGACGTACTGCTGCAACCGGCCAGCAGAGTGGCGGCCAACAAAGTACCCAATGACGCGAGCTTCCAAGGCATGAAGCCTCCTTCATTCAATAATTAAGCAGAGATCGTGCGACTGCCATTTTGGTGTTTGGTTTCAGGACGGGCGCTATCGCTCAGCCCTCGATACGGACAGCCGCGAGTGTGCCTGAGCATCGGCATGCCGTTCATCACTCAATCGTGACTGAATATGAACAGCTCTCAATAAACGTCGATGTAGTCGAAAGGCGGCTTCGGCCAGTTCTCCTTGAGCGCATTGAAAATCTGCATGACCCAGACCTCGTCGCTGGCCGCTACCAATCCGACATAACCGGAACCTTTGGCCCAGGTCTCCAGGCGAAACAGCAACCCGTCGATGTCCGTGCCGCCCACAATGCCCGACGAAATGTAGGCGATGCCGCCCTTGGTAACCCGCAACTGAGTGTGTTCATCGTCGCTGGCAGAGGCCAGCAGCTGACGCACCGCGTCGAGGGTCAAGCCGTCAGGAGTGTTCAAATCGATCTGCACAGCACGGTCCTTGAAAAATCGTCAAAGACCAAGTGTCGCATAGCCCTCCCCTCATGCCTAAGTCGGAGTGCCAAACGTCCCGCAAAATGGTTAACTCGACACTCAGACTTTCCCGACTTCACGAGCGCCATCATGACCACCGTAAGTATCGACGCCGACATCAAAGCCAAGTGGCCACAGGGGCACAGCTCTTACAGCCCGGGTAGCCCGGAAGAGCTAGCGATCATTGGTATCGATTTGCTGGTCAAGGAACTGGGGACGCAAGCCGCACAGACCTTCATCACTCAGATATTCGAGAGATACCCCGTTGACTACATGGGCGCAACAGTCACCGAGTAATCGAGTAGGAGGCGGATTTACATCCGCCGTCCTCTCACACCACCGTACGTACGGATCCGTATACGGCGGTTCAAGCTATGCGGCTAAGCCGGTTTATCGTATCCAGTACCGAGACCAACCCAAGTTGATCCCATAGCTTCTTCGGCAGCGCCTGATTCATATGAGATGCTCCCGAGCTCCACCATGGGCCTCGGCCATTGAAGGCTGATTTGCAGGCGCGAGCTTCGCTAAGCCCCAGGCGCATCAAGTTACGTGCCCTCGTTGAGGGCCGCTTCCATTGACGCCAGACGACGCAGCGAAGTTTGCGCCGCACCCAGCCGTCAATTTCCTCAAGTGGCCGTTTGCTCTGACTGAGCTTGAAGTAGCCTGCCCACCCGCGCAGTACAGGGTTTATCCGTTCGATGACATTCGCCATCTTGTGGCCCCGCGCCCCGCGCAGCAGGTCTCTTAACCGGTCGCGCAAGCGACCCAGACTCATCGTCGCCACTCTCAGCCTCGGTTGCTGATGCCAGCTCATCCCATAACCCAGATAGTCGCAGACCCAAGGCCGTGCTACGTGGCTCTTTTCCCGGTTCAGCGTCAGTTTCAGGCGCTGATTCAGGAAACGCTCAACACCGGCCATCACCCGTGTGCCAGCTCGCTGGCTGCGCACATAGATGTTCGCGTCGTCGGCATAACGCACGAAGCGATGGCCTCGCCGTTCAAGTTCGCGGTCGAGTTCGTTGAGCAGGATGTTCGACAGCAACGGCGAGAGCGGGCCGCCTTGCGGCGTCCCTTCCTGCCGTCGGCTGACGAGTCCGCCCGACATCGTTCCCGCTTCGAGGTAACGACGGATCAGCGTGAGCACACGCTTGTCTTCGATTTGACGCGCCACGTAGGCCATCAGGACATCGTGGTTGACCCGATCAAAGAACTTCTCGAGATCAAGTTCCACGCACCAGCGGTGACCCGCTGCCACGTGGCCGCGAGCGGTTTCGATGGCTTGGTGAGCGCTTCTACCCCGACGAAAGCCGTAGCTGTAGTCCGAGAACAGAGGATCGAAGATTGGCGTGAGCTGTTGCAGCAGTGCCTGTTGGATCAAGCGATCCACGACGCTGGGAATACCCAGTTGCCGTGTTCCACCTTTGGGTTTGGGGATGTCAACGGCGCGTACACCCTGCGGGTGATACTCGCCGGCCAGCAACCTCACCTTGAGGGTCGGCCAATACTGTTTCACGTAGTCCGCCAAGTCGTCGACCGTCATGCCATCGGCACCCGGTGCGCCCTTGTTGCTGACCACACGTTGATACGCACGCCTAAGGTTGACCGGTGCAAGCACCCGCTCCATCAGCGTGTCCGGCTCCGCGTTCGTCCACGTCACAGACGCCGCCGATACCTGTGCGCTGTCAGCCGTCATCCTCGGATACTGTCCGGGACTCGGAGTAACAGTCTTCTCTTGGAGAACTTTCTGCATTTCGGTATTCAACGAGACTTTGACGCCTACTGGCGGCATAACTTGTTCAGCCCTTGGTGACGGGGTTATTCGCCACTTACTACGGCCTCGGCTGACTTCTGCACGTTCATCCCGTCGCCTCTCGACGCTCGGTAGCACTGTGGCAAACGTGCAGATCTCCCAGGGTAATTCGCGCGACCTTCCTGCTTATGCCTGTCGGATCTACGTCGCAGCGTCCCGTGCAAGTATTGGGCTTTAGGGAAACACGCCCCTTTACCCCGCTGCGCCGCCTCTATCCGCTTGCTGTTCGTCAGGCCAGCATTTTGCCTCGGGCTTCCTTCAGATTCGCGGTCACCCGCGACACCCTTGCCTCTGGCTAACACTTCCCCTTGCCGGGTGTGTAGAGGACTTTCACCTCCAAGTCACCAGCGAGGCCACCACAGCCAAGCTGGTTGCGCTTGCGCGCAACGCGCCATGCCTGGCGCACATGTAAAAACCCGCAGGCTGGCACCTGCGGGCCTATGACTTACTTCAAACGAGCCAGACGCTGGGTCAGCAGGTCGAAGAAGCCCTGAGCGTCGCCGCTTTCAACCCAGAAGGCATTTTTCGGTGCCTTCAGGCCGTCATACCAGTCGACAATGGTCTGGCCGAAGGTCGGCCCTTCGCGGCTATCAACCACTACGTTGACCGAACGCCCGGTGAACAGCTCAGGCTTGAGCAGATAAGCGATGACCGTGGCGTCATGCACCGGGCCACCCGGAATGCCGTAGTGCTCCATGTCGCCCTTGACGTACTCGTTGAGAATATCGCCCACCAGCTTGCTGGCATTGTTGTTCAGGGCCGCGATCTGCTTCAGGCGCGCTTCACTGGTGAGAATTTTGTGAGTCACATCCAGCGGCAGGTAGGTCAGCTTGACGCCACTTTTCAGCACCACTTCCGCAGCCTGAGGGTCGGCGAACAGATTGAATTCGGCCACCGGCGTAATGTTGCCGCCGTTGAAATGCGCACCGCCCATGATCACCACTTCCTTGATGCCCTGAACGATTTCAGGCTCCTGGATCAGCGCCAGGGCCAGGTTGGTCTGTGGACCGAGCATGGCGATGGTGATGCTGTGGGGTTTGGCGGTCTTCAGGGTATCGATCAGATAGTTGACTGCATTGCCTTCGGCCAGGCCTTTCTTCGGCTCGTGCACCGTGACACCCGACAAGCCTTCCTTGCCGTGAATATTCTCGGCATAGATCGGCGTGCGCATCATGGGTTTCGGTGCGCCCGCGTAGACAGGCACCTCCTCGCGCCCCGCCCACTCGCGGGCCAGACGCGCATTACGCGAGGTCTTGTCCAGACGCACGTTGCCAGCAACGGTGGTCAGCGCACGAATGTTCAGTTCATCCGGCGAGGCCAGGGCAAACAGCAAGGCGACCACGTCATCGGCACCTGGATCAGTGTCGATGATCAAGTCGATCTTTTCCGCCGCTTGGGCGCTTGTTGCGGTAATCAGGGACAAAAGCAGCAGACTCCGGAGCAGGTGGTTCAGTTTCTGAGCATAGCGATGCATAGCGCACTCCTTGTGCGTGGGAAGAACGGAAAGTTAGAACGTTACGCCAGCCACCAGAACGATGTTGCAGTACGGCTGACATTCGCCTGTACGAATAATCGCCCGTGCTTGTCGGCTGAGTACTTTGAATTGGTCATGACTGAGCAATTCACGCCGACCCAGTGCACCTTCGGCATTCAGTTCATCCAGCGTGCTCAATGCCGAAGGTTTCTTGTCCAGAATCTCATGGGCCAGCACATGGCTTTCGACCTGCATCTCGCTGAGCACTACCTTCAATGTACTGACGAAATCCGGAATCCCGTGGGTCAAGGCCAGGTCAATCAATTCGACGCCGGGCGGAACCGGCAGGCCAGCATCGCCGATCACGACTGTGTCGCCATGGCCCAGGGAGGCGATCAGCCGCGACAGCGCGACGTTGAGCAAAGGAGTCTTTTTCATGGTGCTTTAAAGGCCTGTACGTCGGACAAGGTGGGAATCGAAGGTTGCGCGCCAGCCCGGGTGACCGACAGCGCTGCGGCGACCTGGCCGAAGCGGATCGCCTCGACCTCGCTTTTGCCGGCCGCCAAGGCTGCTGCGAAACCACCGACGAACGTGTCGCCGGCCGCGGTGGTGTCGACCGCCTTCACCTTCGGCGCCGGGTAATGCTCGAAGCGTTTACCATCGGCGAACAGTGATCCTTGAGAACCCAGGGTGATAATCACTTTGCCGGCACCCATGGCGATCAAGCGGGCCGCGGCGGTTTCGGCGGTGCTCAGGGAGTCCACCGGCAAACCGCTCAGGGCCGAGGCCTCGCTTTCGTTGGGGATCAGGTAATCGATGGCCGCATACCAATCCGCCGGCAGCGGGCGACTGGCCGGCGCCGGATTGAAAATCACGGTTTTACCCAGCTCACGACCGCGCTTCAGAGCATGGCCGACCGTGGCGTCCGGCACTTCCAGCTGACAGATGATGACATCCGCCGTTTGCATTACAGCGTCAAAACGGTCGATCACTTCGGGCGTCAGCGCACCGTTGGCACCGGCAACAATCACGATCGCGTTCTGACTGTTGTCATCGACCACAATCAACGCCACGCCACTGGAATCTTCAACCGTACTGACCGCCTGGCAATCGATCTGCTCGGCCAACAACGCTCCGCGCAGCGCTTCGCCATAGGCATCGCTGCCGACACAACCGACCATCGACACCTGCGCCCCCAGCCGCGCCGCGGCCACGGCCTGGTTCGCGCCCTTGCCGCCGGAAACCGTGGCAAACGATTGGCCGATCAGCGTTTCACCACCACGGGGCAGCCGTGGCGCCCGGGTTACCAGGTCCATGTTCAGGCTGCCTATTACCACTACTTTTGCTGGCATACGTCACTACTCGTCAATTCTGTTTCTGCGGTGCTTTCGGTTTCAGCAGTGCTTTTTGTTCAGCGGTACTCAGCGAACACACCAGCCAGCGGCGCAGTCGATTCGCGCAGGACAATACTGGGCGTCACGATGCGCTGATCGGTCGCCAGGTCCGGCGTGGCAATTCTGCGCAACAGCACTTCGGCCGCCATCTCGCCAAGCTGCAGGATCGACTGGCCCACGGTGGTCAGCGCCGGATAGACGTAACGGCTCATCTGGATATCGTCGAAGCCGATCACCGACAGCTCGGTGGGCACACGAATATTGCGCTCGGCAGCGGCGCGTAACACACCGATGCCAATCATGTCGTTACCGGCGAAGATCGCGCTGGGTGGGTTCTTTTCCAACAGGATCGCGGCGGCGTTGTAACCGCCGGTGCTGGTGAAGTCGCTTTCCAGCATGCGCTCGCGCGGCACTTCGACGCCCGCCTCTTTCAAGGCGCGGCAAAAACCGGCCAGACGCATCTGCGCCACGCTGGTACTCGCCGGCCCACCAATCGTGGCGATGTCGCGATGCCCCAGCTCCAACAGGTGCCGGGTCGCCAGATAGGCACCGTATTCGTGATCGATACGCACCAGATCGGCATCGAGACCTTCGAGCCCACGGTCGACGATCACCATTGGCGTACGCACACCCGCCAGACCTTCAGCCAGGCCGCTGTCACCACCGGCT
The Pseudomonas lini DNA segment above includes these coding regions:
- the thrS gene encoding threonine--tRNA ligase → MPTITLPDGSQRSFDHPVSVAEVAASIGAGLAKATVAGKVNGKLVDASDIIDSDSTLQIITPKDEEGLEIIRHSCAHLVGHAVKQLYPTAKMVIGPVIDEGFYYDIAFERPFTPDDLAAIEQRMQQLIEKDYDVIKKVTPRAEVIEVFKARGEDYKLRLVEDMPNEQAMGLYYHEEYVDMCRGPHVPNTRFLKSFKLTKLSGAYWRGDAKNEQLQRVYGTAWADKKQLAAYIQRIEEAEKRDHRKIGKRLGLFHTQEESPGMVFWHPNGWTLYQVLEQYMRKVQRDNGYLEIKTPQVVDRSLWEKSGHWANYADNMFTTQSENRDYAIKPMNCPCHVQVFNQGLKSYRELPMRLAEFGACHRNEPSGALHGIMRVRAFTQDDAHIFCTEEQMQAESAAFIKLTMDVYADFGFKDVEMKLSTRPEKRVGSDELWDRAEAALAAALDSAGLPYDLQPGEGAFYGPKIEFSLKDCLGRVWQCGTLQLDFNLPVRLGAEYVSEDNSRKHPVMLHRAILGSFERFVGILIEHYEGAFPAWLAPTQAVIMNITDKQADFAAEVEKTLNESGFRAKSDLRNEKIGFKIREHTLLKVPYLLVIGDREVEMQTVAVRTREGADLGSMPVAQFAEFLAQAVSRRGRPDSE
- the rpmI gene encoding 50S ribosomal protein L35, which encodes MPKMKTKSGAAKRFLKTANGIKHKHAFKSHILTKMSTKRKRQLRGSSLLHPSDVAKVERMLRLR
- the rplT gene encoding 50S ribosomal protein L20 translates to MARVKRGVIARKRHKKILKLAKGYYGARSRVFRVAKQAVIKAGQYAYRDRRQKKRQFRALWIARINAGARINGLSYSRFIAGLKKASIEIDRKVLADLAVNEKAAFAAIVEKAKATLA
- a CDS encoding cold-shock protein; this encodes MSNRQTGTVKWFNDEKGFGFITPQGGGDDLFVHFKAIESDGFKSLKEGQTVSFVAEKGQKGMQAAQVRAE
- the infC gene encoding translation initiation factor IF-3; its protein translation is MTIKREMRQDKRAAPKAPINENISAREVRLIGAEGEQLGIVSIEDALLKAEEAKLDLVEISADAVPPVCKLMDYGKSIFEKKKQIAAAKKNQKQIQVKEIKFRPGTEEGDYQVKLRNLVRFLSDGDRAKVSLRFRGREMAHQELGMELLKRVEGDLLEYGSVEQHPKMEGRQLIMVIAPKKKK
- the pheT gene encoding phenylalanine--tRNA ligase subunit beta; its protein translation is MKFSEQWLRGWVSPQVSRDELVARLSMAGLEVDSVTPAAGEFSGVVVGEVLSTEQHPDADKLRVCQVSSGSETFQVVCGAPNVRPGLKIPFAMIGAELPGDFKIKKAKLRGVESNGMLCSQAELQIGEGNDGLMELPADAPVGQDIREYLSLDDASIEVDLTPNRGDCLSLAGLAREVGALYAAQVTRPVVASVPAVHDEVRSVEVLAPAACPRYLGRVIRNVDLSKPTPLWMVERLRRADVRSIDAAVDITNYVMLELGQPLHAFDLAEINGGIRVRMAEEGEKLVLLDGQEVSLRSDTLVIADHTRALAIAGVMGGEHSGVNTATTRDIFLESAFFDQIAVAGKARSYGLHTDASHRYERGVDWQLAREAMERATGLLLEITGGEAGPIIETVSEQHLPSIAPITLRAQRITQMLGMEMDSAEVERLLSALGLAISADGAGQWRVEVPSFRFDISLEVDLIEELARLYGYNRLPVRYPQARLAPQAKAEARSDLPELRRLLVARGYQEAITYSFIDPKQFELFNPGVEPLLLANPISNDMAAMRSSLWPGLVKALQHNLNRQQDRVRLFESGLRFVGQLEGLKQEPMLAGVVCGSRLPEGWAQGRDVVDFFDVKADVEAVLGFAGALDSFTFVPGKHPALHPGQTARIEREGRLVGFVGAIHPELSKTLGLDRPVFVFELVLAEVALGKMPKFQELSRFPEVRRDLALLADKDVAATAVLDVIRENAGEWLTDLRLFDVYQGKGIDPHRKSLAVGLTWQHPSRTLNDDEVNTTTQNILTSLEQRLNATLRK
- the pheS gene encoding phenylalanine--tRNA ligase subunit alpha, which gives rise to MENLDALVSQALEAVQSAEDINALEQIRVHYLGKKGELTQVMKTLGNLPAEERPQVGALINVAKERVTEVLNARKALFEEADLAAKLSAESIDVTLPGRGQTSGGLHPVTRTLERIEQFFTHIGYGIAEGPEVEDDYHNFEALNIPGHHPARSMHDTFYFNANMLLRTHTSPVQVRTMESKQPPIRIVCPGRVYRSDSDITHSPMFHQVEGLLVDRDINFADLKGTIEEFLRVFFEKELAVRFRPSYFPFTEPSAEVDMECVMCSGKGCRVCKQTGWLEVMGCGMVHPNVLRMSGIDPEEFSGFAFGMGVERLAMLRYGVNDLRLFFDNDLRFLAQFR